A part of Neovison vison isolate M4711 chromosome 6, ASM_NN_V1, whole genome shotgun sequence genomic DNA contains:
- the GASK1A gene encoding Golgi-associated kinase 1A isoform X3 yields MASWLWRKLRGKRRLVMAFCLLMTLSVVTVTRFPPHHPATGPDAGPMEPQDVTGAPGPHSWQALSSSWRQQARDLEVWRGWPLPRNSISVCAKEQGHRGTLDRSRRFLRGDSRHPGGVRRDMTLASLGDMRFSSSRLVLLRDDEDRGPRAKDLSPLWHDDTIGETQNETGTPAGPVTGHSMTALQAWRAAAGLTPRPYPAAGRNLPGARNRALMGRQPTGHPTPATGARRWPGSVGELQESFWCDAKTPELWRSLRTSGQVPPWLTEHDVQALQLLAQGQVAGKATVPGHGQVLQVGFSSEGALPNMSSGLSHLCSQGLCGLIKRPGDLPEVLSFHVDRVLGLRRSLPAVARSFRSSLLPYRYTDGSPRPVVWWAPDVQHLGDPDDDQNSLSLGWLQYQALLAHGCSWPNQAPCPPIHHTEWARLALFDFLLQVHDRLDRYCCGFEPEPSDPCVEERLREKCRNPEELRLVHIL; encoded by the coding sequence GCATCTTGGCTCTGGAGAAAGCTGCGTGGCAAGAGGCGGTTGGTGATGGCATTCTGCCTCTTGATGACTCTGTCTGTGGTGACTGTCACCCGCTTCCCCCCACATCATCCGGCCACTGGCCCAGATGCGGGTCCCATGGAGCCCCAGGATGTCACTGGAGCCCCTGGCCCCCACAGCTGGCAGGCTCTGAGCTCCAGCTGGAGGCAGCAGGCCAGAGACCTAGAGGTCTGGAGGGGTTGGCCCTTGCCTAGGAATTCCATCTCGGTGTGTGCTAAAGAGCAAGGCCACAGAGGGACATTGGACAGAAGCAGAAGGTTCCTGAGAGGGGATAGCAGGCATCCAGGGGGGGTCAGGAGGGACATGACTTTGGCCTCTCTAGGAGATATGAGATTCAGTAGCTCACGTCTTGTGCTCCTGAGGGACGATGAGGACAGGGGTCCAAGAGCCAAAGACTTGAGTCCCCTCTGGCATGACGATACCATCGGAGAGACCCAGAATGAGACTGGCACCCCAGCTGGCCCTGTCACAGGACACAGCATGACAGCTTTACAGGCTTGGAGAGCGGCTGCTGGACTAACCCCACGGCCCTACCCAGCGGCAGGCAGGAATCTGCCAGGAGCAAGGAACAGAGCCTTGATGGGTAGGCAACCAACAGGGCATCCCACCCCGGCTACAGGGGCTCGTCGGTGGCCTGGCTCTGTTGGGGAGCTGCAAGAATCTTTCTGGTGTGATGCCAAGACCCCTGAGCTTTGGCGCAGCTTGAGGACCAGCGGGCAGGTTCCCCCATGGCTCACAGAGCATGATGTGCAAGCGCTCCAGCTGTTGGCCCAGGGGCAGGTGGCAGGCAAAGCCACGGTCCCCGGCCACGGGCAGGTGCTGCAGGTCGGCTTCTCCAGTGAGGGTGCCCTTCCGAACATGTCCTCTGGGCTCAGCCATCTCTGCTCCCAGGGGCTCTGTGGCCTGATCAAGAGGCCAGGAGACCTGCCAGAGGTCCTGTCCTTCCACGTGGACCGGGTGCTGGGGCTGCGCCGGAGCCTACCTGCCGTGGCCCGGAGCTTCCGCAGCTCCCTGCTGCCTTACCGATACACGGATGGCAGCCCCAGGCCCGTCGTCTGGTGGGCGCCGGATGTGCAGCACCTGGGGGACCCAGACGATGACCAGAATTCTCTGTCCTTGGGCTGGCTGCAGTACCAGGCCTTGCTGGCACACGGCTGTAGCTGGCCGAACCAGGCCCCCTGCCCGCCCATCCACCACACTGAGTGGGCCCGCCTGGCGCTCTTCGACTTTCTGCTGCAG
- the GASK1A gene encoding Golgi-associated kinase 1A isoform X2 produces the protein MASWLWRKLRGKRRLVMAFCLLMTLSVVTVTRFPPHHPATGPDAGPMEPQDVTGAPGPHSWQALSSSWRQQARDLEVWRGWPLPRNSISVCAKEQGHRGTLDRSRRFLRGDSRHPGGVRRDMTLASLGDMRFSSSRLVLLRDDEDRGPRAKDLSPLWHDDTIGETQNETGTPAGPVTGHSMTALQAWRAAAGLTPRPYPAAGRNLPGARNRALMGRQPTGHPTPATGARRWPGSVGELQESFWCDAKTPELWRSLRTSGQVPPWLTEHDVQALQLLAQGQVAGKATVPGHGQVLQVGFSSEGALPNMSSGLSHLCSQGLCGLIKRPGDLPEVLSFHVDRVLGLRRSLPAVARSFRSSLLPYRYTDGSPRPVVWWAPDVQHLGDPDDDQNSLSLGWLQYQALLAHGCSWPNQAPCPPIHHTEWARLALFDFLLQVHDRLDRYCCGFEPEPSDPCVEERLREKCRNPEELRLVHILQ, from the coding sequence GCATCTTGGCTCTGGAGAAAGCTGCGTGGCAAGAGGCGGTTGGTGATGGCATTCTGCCTCTTGATGACTCTGTCTGTGGTGACTGTCACCCGCTTCCCCCCACATCATCCGGCCACTGGCCCAGATGCGGGTCCCATGGAGCCCCAGGATGTCACTGGAGCCCCTGGCCCCCACAGCTGGCAGGCTCTGAGCTCCAGCTGGAGGCAGCAGGCCAGAGACCTAGAGGTCTGGAGGGGTTGGCCCTTGCCTAGGAATTCCATCTCGGTGTGTGCTAAAGAGCAAGGCCACAGAGGGACATTGGACAGAAGCAGAAGGTTCCTGAGAGGGGATAGCAGGCATCCAGGGGGGGTCAGGAGGGACATGACTTTGGCCTCTCTAGGAGATATGAGATTCAGTAGCTCACGTCTTGTGCTCCTGAGGGACGATGAGGACAGGGGTCCAAGAGCCAAAGACTTGAGTCCCCTCTGGCATGACGATACCATCGGAGAGACCCAGAATGAGACTGGCACCCCAGCTGGCCCTGTCACAGGACACAGCATGACAGCTTTACAGGCTTGGAGAGCGGCTGCTGGACTAACCCCACGGCCCTACCCAGCGGCAGGCAGGAATCTGCCAGGAGCAAGGAACAGAGCCTTGATGGGTAGGCAACCAACAGGGCATCCCACCCCGGCTACAGGGGCTCGTCGGTGGCCTGGCTCTGTTGGGGAGCTGCAAGAATCTTTCTGGTGTGATGCCAAGACCCCTGAGCTTTGGCGCAGCTTGAGGACCAGCGGGCAGGTTCCCCCATGGCTCACAGAGCATGATGTGCAAGCGCTCCAGCTGTTGGCCCAGGGGCAGGTGGCAGGCAAAGCCACGGTCCCCGGCCACGGGCAGGTGCTGCAGGTCGGCTTCTCCAGTGAGGGTGCCCTTCCGAACATGTCCTCTGGGCTCAGCCATCTCTGCTCCCAGGGGCTCTGTGGCCTGATCAAGAGGCCAGGAGACCTGCCAGAGGTCCTGTCCTTCCACGTGGACCGGGTGCTGGGGCTGCGCCGGAGCCTACCTGCCGTGGCCCGGAGCTTCCGCAGCTCCCTGCTGCCTTACCGATACACGGATGGCAGCCCCAGGCCCGTCGTCTGGTGGGCGCCGGATGTGCAGCACCTGGGGGACCCAGACGATGACCAGAATTCTCTGTCCTTGGGCTGGCTGCAGTACCAGGCCTTGCTGGCACACGGCTGTAGCTGGCCGAACCAGGCCCCCTGCCCGCCCATCCACCACACTGAGTGGGCCCGCCTGGCGCTCTTCGACTTTCTGCTGCAG